A single region of the Vicia villosa cultivar HV-30 ecotype Madison, WI linkage group LG4, Vvil1.0, whole genome shotgun sequence genome encodes:
- the LOC131595505 gene encoding proteasome subunit beta type-3-A, producing MSIFEYNGSALVAMVGKNCFAIASDRRLGVQLQTIATDFQRISKIHDKLFIGLSGLATDSQTLYQRLVFRHKLYQLREERDMKPETFASLVSAILYEKRFGPYFCQPVIAGLGDDDKPFICTMDAIGAKELAKDFVVAGTASESLYGACESMFKPDMEAEELFETISQALLSSVDRDCLSGWGGHVYVVTPTEVKERILKGRMD from the exons ATGTCGATTTTCGAGTACAATGGAAGTGCCCTAGTAGCTATGGTAGGTAAGAACTGCTTCGCCATTGCCAGCGATCGAAGACTCGGTGTTCAGCTTCAAACCATCGCCACCGATTTCCAAAGGATTTCCAAAATTCACGATAAGCTCTTCATCGGTCTTTCTGGCCTCGCCACCGATTCTCAGACACT GTATCAGCGTCTCGTTTTTCGTCACAAACTGTATCAGCTTCGTGAAGAGCGTGATATGAAGCCGGAGACGTTTGCTAGCTTAGTGTCGGCTATTCTTTACGAGAAACG gtTTGGTCCATACTTTTGCCAGCCTGTAATTGCTGGACTAGGGGATGATGACAAACCCTTCATTTGCACAATGGATGCAATTGGAGCAAA GGAGCTTGCAAAAGATTTTGTTGTTGCTGGGACTGCATCTGAGTCTCTATATGGTGCTTGTGAATCGATGTTTAAGCCTGACATG GAAGCCGAGGAATTGTTTGAAACTATCTCCCAGGCACTGCTATCATCTGTAGACCGTGACTGTCTTAGTGGCTGGGGTGGACATGTCTATGTTGT CACGCCAACTGAAGTAAAAGAAAGGATTTTGAAGGGAAGAATGGATTAA